Genomic segment of Lentimicrobium sp. L6:
GAAAATAATAAAGCTCTTTATATTTCCATAAATCAATTGTCCACCAAAATAAAAAGAGGAGGCATAACCCTTGGCTTTAAAGTCTTTTACCATACTGGGAAGCTTCTGGTATTTGTCAGGCTGAACAGTGATGGATGAGATGGGGTGAGCAGGAAATCCACTAAAGATACTTGCCATTCCTTGTTCGGAGCGTGGTCCTGTGGAATAAATATTATCAAAATATACCCCATCTTTCATTAATTCATGAAAGCGAGGGGTAACTACTTTTTCATCTTCTGGTGTGAATATTAAATCAGCCGACCAACTTTCCATAATGATCAATACAATATTTGGTGTTTTCTGATTCACTATTTGGGTGGTGCTGTCTTGGCTAGTTTTGTATATGTTGGCGACGATTTGTTTTGCTTTAACATCCTCCATTTCTTTAAAAGGGTTCTCGTTTAAACTCTTTTGGTTCTCATGAAAACTAATATAAAGGTTGAAAACAGAATTGGTCGCCGCTGTATTTAAAATGGCATGTTTGCTATAAAAGCTCTGGCTTTGATTAATAGGGATTTCTTGTAATCCACCTCTTGCTCCAAGTACTAATAGGGGAGGCATAATGATAAAAAATAGGAGGCTAAGAACAGGTGGGGTATGTATTCTAATTAGCTTAGAGTGAAAGAATCTATTATAGAACCAAATTCCAAAAAGACTAAGTAATATGGTGAGTAGTGAAAAACCGATGATTTGATTGGTTTGCGCCGTATTCATCACCTCTGAAGGGTTCTGAAGGTATAGAAGTGCTTTATAGTTTATTTTGGTTTTCCATTCTGCATATATGCCTAATTCACTACTAATTAAAGAAGAGTAGGCTATGATAAGTATGCTTTGGTATATCTGATTGATTCTACTTATAATAGGGGCGCTATAAAATATGGTGACTAAATGCAAGACAAAAGGAAACATCATAAAATAGCAAGTGGTGGCTAAGTCAAGCTGAAAACCATTGGAGAAACTCATCAGGATTTCACTAAAAGTATCAGCGGCCGTTAAAGCTTCGCTTCCATAATAGATCAGAAAAACCGCTCTGCCTAGAGCAAAGAACAAGAGCCAGAATAGTGCTTGCTTAAAAAACGATGTATAAAGTCTTAGCATAGGATTAAATTCAAAGGAAGCACAAAAATAAGAATCTTTTTGTGATGCTTACTGATTTTGTAGGAATTGGATGAGTTTGGCAACAGCACGTCCTCGATGACTGATTTTGTTTTTATCATCAAGACTCATTTCAGCAAAAGTGAATTCATTCCCTTCTGGTGCAAAAATCGGATCATAGCCAAAGCCATCTGTTCCACTTGAAGTTTCTGTAATACTGCCATCCACTCGTCCTTCGAAAAAGAATTCTTGGCCATCTATAATTAAGGAGATAACTGTTCTGAAATTGGCATTTCGATTTTCTTTTCCTTTGAGCTCCTCTAAAAGTTTGTTTACATTGTCTTGGAAACTGCAATCAAGGCCTGCATAACGAGCTGAATAAACTCCAGGAGCACCACCGAGGGTGTCAACCTCTAGTCCAGTATCATCAGCAAAGCAGTCGAAGCCAAAACGGTTAAATATGGTTCTTGATTTGGTTTGTGCGTTTTCTTGCAGGGTTTCGAAGGGCTCTG
This window contains:
- a CDS encoding LTA synthase family protein codes for the protein MLRLYTSFFKQALFWLLFFALGRAVFLIYYGSEALTAADTFSEILMSFSNGFQLDLATTCYFMMFPFVLHLVTIFYSAPIISRINQIYQSILIIAYSSLISSELGIYAEWKTKINYKALLYLQNPSEVMNTAQTNQIIGFSLLTILLSLFGIWFYNRFFHSKLIRIHTPPVLSLLFFIIMPPLLVLGARGGLQEIPINQSQSFYSKHAILNTAATNSVFNLYISFHENQKSLNENPFKEMEDVKAKQIVANIYKTSQDSTTQIVNQKTPNIVLIIMESWSADLIFTPEDEKVVTPRFHELMKDGVYFDNIYSTGPRSEQGMASIFSGFPAHPISSITVQPDKYQKLPSMVKDFKAKGYASSFYFGGQLIYGNIKSFIIFNGFDRIKEVYDFNKELPQGSLGIHDEYTLHEMKEDLSKDQQPFFASLFTMSTHSPYDQPMEEKISWGKNEQQYLNSAYYTDYSMGKFIDEAKNEAWFENTLFIFVADHSHNSYKNLAMSNPEYQKIPLLFYGNVIDSAWRGKTVSHLGIQTDIPATLLGQLNMDATAYPWSKNLLNHYAPEFAYTSYEEGFAWKRPIGSISYEKRFDRLHYNTTPPTAKDSISNEGKAFLQVLFQEYMDQ
- a CDS encoding non-canonical purine NTP diphosphatase, producing MSLKRIVFATNNAHKLEEVRHYLKGQYKILSLKDIGFNEDIPEPFETLQENAQTKSRTIFNRFGFDCFADDTGLEVDTLGGAPGVYSARYAGLDCSFQDNVNKLLEELKGKENRNANFRTVISLIIDGQEFFFEGRVDGSITETSSGTDGFGYDPIFAPEGNEFTFAEMSLDDKNKISHRGRAVAKLIQFLQNQ